The sequence below is a genomic window from Silene latifolia isolate original U9 population chromosome 7, ASM4854445v1, whole genome shotgun sequence.
TTCGGTCTATATTTGTTGGTAACGGTAAGTCTATTCCGGTTCTTGGATCGGGCAACACTACCCTTAACCTCCCTAACCGTAAATTGTCCCTTAAAAATGTCCTCTATGCCCCCAATATTATTAAAAATCTTATTTCCGTACGTCAATTCACAAAAGATAACAATGTTCTTGTTGAATTTGACCCACATAACTTTTCTGTGAAGGATATTGATCGGGACAACGATAATGAGGAGCAATAGTACCGGTACTCTCTACCCCGTGTCAGCTACATCACAGACCGAACCGCCCATCACCGTCCTAGCCGAGTCTGCACTTGATCCATGGCACTCTCGCCTTGGTCACCCTGGTTTTAATATTGTTCATTTTCTTAATAAACACAATTTTATTCGTAGTACTAAGGAGTCCAACTCCAAactttgtcattcttgtcaagTCGGTAAACATAAACGACTTCCTTTTACAGATTCTACCTCCATGTCTCTTGTTCCGTTTGATATTATTCATTGCGATTTGTGGACATCCCCTATACTCAGCAAAACAGGTTTCAAATACTACATGGTCCTAATTGATAATTACACTCACTATGTTTGGGTCTATCCTCTAAAATTTAAATCCGATGCACCCGATAAATTTTTACAATTTCATAACTTTATTCGCACTCAATTCACCAAAGAAATTAAAAGCTTTCAATGCGATATGGGTCGCGAATTCGATAACTCCACCTTCCACAATCTCGCCCAACATCACGGTCTAACCCTTCGTTTCTCTTGTCCACAAACGTCACCTCAAAATGGTAAAGCGGAACGCATGATTCGACGACTAAATGAAATCATGTTAACACTCCTCCTTCACGCGTCCCTCCCTCCAACTTTTTGGGTCGATGCACTCCACACCGCAACCTACCTCCACAATattcttccctccaaactcctCAACTATCGATCCCCCGCTTCCGCCCTCTTCCTTCGCACTCCCACATACAACCACCTCCGCGTGTTCGGTTGCTTGTGCTACCCAAATACCTCTGCTACGCGTCAACACAAACTCCTTCCCCGGTCCACTCGTTGTGTCTTCCTTGGCTATCCCGCAAATTATAGAGGGTACCGGTGTCTAGAGCTCGCCACTGGCAAAGTTTTGTTGTCCCGTCATGTCACCTTTGATGAGCATACCTTTCCCGTTGCCTCCATCGAACCACCCTCCACCTCTGCCTACGACTTCCTTGCCCCACCCCTCCCACCTGACGCCTATTCCTACCCGCACAACCCTGCCCAGCCCGTAACCCCTACCCCTTCACCCAGCCCACAACCCACTTCCCAGCCCGTACTTCCTTCCCCTCATAGCCCAGTCCACCATACCTCCCCTGCCTCACCAGCTGAGTCCCCTGCCTCGCCAATATCAACCCCTGCCCGTAACCCAACCCCTCCACCTCCGCCTCCCCCACCACCACCAAGTCAGCCCCAGCCCCATTCCATGGCAACCCGAGCCCGCCATGGCATTTATAAACCCATTGATCGCCTGAACCTTATTGCCTCTAACCCTCCCACCATATCGCCTTTACCCAAGTCCCCTCGTGTTGCTCTTCAGGACCCTAATTGGACTACCGCAATGAATGCCGAGTATCGCGCTCTTATTgaaaataaaacatgggatttagtGCCTCGACCTTCTGATGCATCTGTGATTCGGTGCATGTGGCTATATCGCCATAAATTTAAGTCGGATGGTACCCTTGAGCGATATAAAGCGCGTTTGGTTGTCAATGGCAAAACTCAACAGGTTGGCATTGACTGTGATGAAACTTTTAGTCCTGTTGTTAAACCCACTACCATTCGGACTGTTTTAAGTCTGGCCGTCTCCCGCTCCTGGCCGATTCACCAACTTGACGTTAAAAATGCTTTCTTACATGGTGACCTTGTTGAGACGGTATATATGCATCAACCACCCGGGTTTGTTGACAAGTCCAAACCAGGCCATGTGTGCAAACTCCGCAAATCTttatatggtcttaagcaagcccCTCGGGCGTGGTATCAACGTTTCGCCAATTTTATTACCTCTAAAGGCTTTCACAGCAGTATTTCTGATGCTTCCTTGTTTATTTATCGACGCGGCGCTGACACGGCTTATTTACTGCTTTATGTCGATGATATTGTTATTACTGCTTCATCTAACCGGTTCTTGCAGCAACTTATTCAGACTTTGTCCCGCGAATTTGCTATGACGGATCTTGGTGTTTTACACCATTTCCTTGGTATTACTGTCACCCGTTCTTCCACAGGTTTATTTTTATCTCAGGGTCAGTATGCTAAATCTATCCTCGCGCGGGCTTCTATGTCGAGCTGCAATCCTTCCGTTACACCCGTGGACACTTCCGCCAAATTAAGTGCCACGGCTGGCCCTCCGGTTGCTGATCCGAGTTTATACCGCAGTTTGGCAGGTGCACTTCAATATCTAACTATTACTCGCCCCGATATTACTTATGCGGTTCAGCAGCTATGTCTTTTCATGCATGACCCCCGTGAACCCCATCTACAGTTTATGAAACGTGTTCTTCGTTATATAAAGGGTACTGTGGATTTTGGTTTCACCCTTACCGCGTCTAAGTCTCATACTTTAACTgcttattctgatgccgactggGCCGGTTGTCCTGATTTTAGACGCTCGACCTCGGGCTATTGTGTTTTCTTGGGTGATAATTTGGTCTCTTGGTCCTCCAAACGCCAGCCCACTGTTTCTAAATCTAGTGCAGAGGCCGAATACAGGGGAGTCGCTAATGCCGTTGCCGAAACAACTTGGCTGCGTAATCTTCTATTTGAGCTTCACATGCCTCTACGCCACGCCACATTGGTCTATTGTGACAATGTTTCGGCCGTCTATTTATCGGGTAATCCCGTTCAGCACCAGCGCACGAAACATATTGAGCTCGATATACATTTTGTTCGTGAGCAAGTGCAGGTTGGATTGGTTCGTGTTTTTCATGTCCCTTCGTCGCTTCAATatgccgatattttcactaaggGGCTGCCGCGCCAGCTATTTAATCAGTTCCGATCCAGTCTCAGCGTCCAGCGTCCTCCCGCTTCGACTGAGGGGGTGTATTAGTAAATAGATAGCGTAGatatcgtattgtttatatttgtctaTATTTTATATTGTGTTCACACATGTAAACCAAGTATATATTGTAATACGTTTTCTCATTAATGATTACGGAATATAATTCTAtcatatataaataaaaaatgtCATTGCGTTAAAATAATGATTCAATAGAATGCACACACATACACCCACCTCTAAATTGAACAGATTCTTTCTAGGTTCATGCCCGAACGGGTAAAAATTCAATTTATCATTTTCTCTGTTTAAAGTGTTAGAATATGTCTTAAATCACTTAAGTCCCTTTCGAATGACCCGGTATGAAGGTCTTTTGTTACTGGACATAGCTAACACGTCATTAGTGAACTACCTTaacattctttattattttttaCATCTGTTGTAGCAGAAAGTTTATACCAAAAGACATACAAATAACTTAACTAATTTATTAGCTTATGGAGTGTTTGGCTCGCATAATTTTGGCAGAAGGTATGAGTTTAGAATGCACTAAATGCATATTTGGCGTTTGTTTCGAATCAAATGAGAGAATAAAGAAAAAAACAAGTGTTTTTTGAGTTAGGTAATccaatatatttttttatttagaagtttttccaaaaattaaaaataatcataaaataaTGTTTATCCTCAAAACATGAAAAAACTAAATTACTTTTGTTCAAcaaatttttttatataaaaataaatattaaaaatgatgtttttttgtttttgtttttgacaTTTTAAGTATTGTTAAGAATAAAAGTATAAAACTCCTTGCATATTCAAAAGATAAACATACGAGAAATTGAGAAAATATTGATAATCATTACAAAATTTAACCAAAAAGAAGTTATAGTTCCAAACTCAACTAATACCACcatgatttgattctaaatttcaAACCGATACCTTTTATGAACCAAACACCCCTAAAATAAGTTGTCCACATTTTACTGATGCCTTAATAGAGATACAATATCAACCATGAGTCCATAACTTTTGGCCCTACACCAAACCAAAGAGACAATATCAACCATGACTTTTGGCCCTACACCAAACCAAAAATCACACCTGGGTTGAATAATTAATCGTTATAAGGTTAACTAAATAACGAGCCACCTGATTCTATTCACGTCTCTAAAAATCACGAAACTCGACTGAATCAAAAGTATTAGCTAAATATCCTTAAAGAAAActtaataatttaataaaaataatcTAAACTTAGCTTAAATGTATGGAGTAGGAACTTATTGAGCTCATTGCTTTTGATATGAAAATTATAGAATCTAATGTAGCTCATAAACTAAATTAACTACTCACTAGTCTAATTAATTACTTTGAAATTTCAACTTTATTTTCTACAAGTGTATATATAAGAGATGTCATCTTCCATCCAATGGCATCAAGGCAACTTCTTCTATAGTTTCTATTCTTGAAAATCCCCTTTAACTATAAACGTATATTTAGATATAGATGGCAAATAAGCCAAGTCCCCTCATAATAGCAAGAGTAGTAGGGGATGTCATAGATCCCTTTCATCCAACTGTAAGAATGTCTGTCACTTACAATGCCAAACAAGTTCTCAATGGCCGTGAATTCTTGCCTTCCTCTGTTACACTTAAGCCTAGGGTTCAAGTTCATGACGGCAACATGATTTCCTTCTTCACTTTGGTATCTTATCTATACACATATCATGTCGGCATTTCTTATTTATAAAGTCACACTCGATTGATACATTACAAAAAACACGCGTTTTTACGACTGCTTTTTTGGGATCACCTCCAAAAACGGTTGCAAAATAACATTTTCGACATATGTAGTATGTAGTTTTCACTATGAGTCATCTAAAACAGTGTATTTAACAGTTTAGGCCTTTAGGGCAAGGTTTCAACTTGAAATTTCTAACCTATACACTATAACTTTACACAAATTTTGTGTAATTCGGTTTTACAATAAATTAGTGTAAAATCACCTTACATTTTACCTAAACACCTTCACACTTCTTTTTAACAACTATCTATGTTTTAGTAAAAAGTCTTTACGGGATGATTTTACACTAATTTATGTAAAACCATTTTACAATTACTCGTATATAATGCTAACCTTATGCTAACATAAAACTCTCTTTTTATATTTATCGTTAATGATAAATACAGCCCTTATTAAGAACTAAATTACTTCCCAAAATGGAATTAAATTAGGAATTTAAGACACAATTACGCGTAAATTGATGTCATTAATGCTTGATTTAAGGTTTTCATTCCTTTTTTGGCACCTTAAATACAACCCTCATCATTTCCCTATATTTATTATGCATTTACATATATCATTGAAAGCcctaattttttattttaatttttgtagATAATGACTGATCCAGATGTTCCTGGACCATGTGATCCATATCTAAGAGAGCACCTACACTGGTAATATATACATGCTCCTGACTAGAACTTTATATAAGAAAATTCCTGCTACTTGTATAACTATAAAATGTATAGAAGGAAACATAAATATAAATATTCtatgtatttctttacatttgggGATGTTTTTACTGATTAATTAGATTATCTTACAGGATTGTAACAGATATTCCAGGCACAACAGATGCTACTTTTGGTAAGACAATCAACATATGTTATTATCTTGATTTTATGAACTCGACTTAATTTTATCgatttaaaaaatatatataaagatTTAAAAAATTTGTTATAATTTGAATGGTTTTATAGGAAATGAGTTGGTGGCCTATGAAATGCCAAGGCCAAACATAGGCATCCACAGGTTTGTGTTTCTCCTATACAAGCAGAACCGTAGAGCGAGTGTCACGGTCCCAAGCTCTCGAGACAGGTTTTGTGCCCGCCAGTTTGCTGAACTGAACAACCTGGGGCTTCCCGTGGCCGCTGTCTACTTCAATTGCCAAAGGGAAACTGCTGCACGAAGGCGCTAATTAACTAATCATTATCTTTTTAGTTAATAATGGCACTTATGTTCAAGAGTACATAAGTGCCATTCTTGTACTCTTAAACTCTT
It includes:
- the LOC141590874 gene encoding CEN-like protein 2, producing MANKPSPLIIARVVGDVIDPFHPTVRMSVTYNAKQVLNGREFLPSSVTLKPRVQVHDGNMISFFTLIMTDPDVPGPCDPYLREHLHWIVTDIPGTTDATFGNELVAYEMPRPNIGIHRFVFLLYKQNRRASVTVPSSRDRFCARQFAELNNLGLPVAAVYFNCQRETAARRR